In Phaseolus vulgaris cultivar G19833 chromosome 7, P. vulgaris v2.0, whole genome shotgun sequence, the genomic stretch ACTTGCGAACTCTAAAAATCCCTAATCCCCTCTTTCCCGCGCCTTTCTTCTTCGTATTATTCTCAAATTCCTCGCTTCTTCGCCGTTTTCTCTCTCAAGAAAATGGTTACACAGTTCGGCATCAAATTCGCCGTCCACCTCATCACCAACCACTTCGGCAATCTCGTCGCTGTAATTCTCTCTCTTTCTCGTCTCTCTGATTTATTTTGCATCGGTATTGATATTGAAGGCTTGTGTGTGCAGAAGGTATGTGAAAATCTATTTAGTCATGGATCACTCACTTTGGATCAATTGGTTCGATACTCGGAGCTTACTAAGGACCAAGTCAAGAACTCCCTACTTGTCTTAGTTCAACACAATTGTTGCCAAGCATTTATTTCTGCACCTGAAGATGACGGTACCATAACactattattttgtttaatccctttgttatgttttttttttgcttctttttaattatcattttctACTTGCAATAAACGTGTTGGAGgaaaagattttttaaaaaaacggACTTCCTAGCTGTAGTGGTTGTGGCGTTTTGATAGATAAATTTAATGTTTGCAATGAATACCACTCCATTAGGGCGTGATTGGTTGATTATGATGTTCTAAATTACTATGAATGCAGATGATGATGCAGACAGATTGAGAGTTAGAACTCAGTACTTGGTATTGTTTGATAACATAATCCACCGATTGAGATTTCCCAAATTCTTGGAGACTGTGTCGCGGAAGCTTGATGAAGAAGTCGGTTTGATCCTTATTGGTTTCTTTGAAGCTTTACGTTTTATGGCTTAAAATGCTCATGAGTTTTTTCCACTTGTTTTTCAGTGTGTGGAGCTTCTTGATGGTTTGCTTCGAGATGGTAGGCTTACCCTGAAACAAATGGTTGACAGAGCAAGTCAAGGGAAAGGCAAGTGTTTTATGATGCACTTGATAGGTCGAGTGCTGTTTTTCTTATATTAGTttgtttaattataaaaaaagtatttttacaCAAATTTGCACATAAGATTTGTGTAACCTAACGACTAAATCATATGTGGTTTAGTCATAATTCCTTTTTGTGAATAAGATGAGGGAACTATAGATAACTTTTAAAACTATGAAAACAAAAAGTATGTTTGGAGTGGATCAAGGTACATCTACTAGGAGTGTGCTTTGCTTTGGGTTGGGTTATAAGAATGGTACATCGTACACAAGTTAACTAAATTTGTGGTACATGAAGAGAGGGCTTAGTTGGTTTACAATTGGAGGTAATGACACAGAAAGAACAATACGAGTCTTTCAAAATTACGTTAAAGGGAGATATATTTATGGGCCTATAATTGAACAgtatattcattttaataaaacatataatttaCTCTCAATAATATGTTGATATCACTGGATTTAAAACATGGTTGAGCTCTCCTGGATATCGCAAAATCATGAATccgttcaaattattttatttcaaatgatATACTTGCAGAAAATGCCGTGGATACAAAAGTTGTACGAGAGATACTGAGTAAACTTTTAACAGCTCGACTTGTTGAACGCTGCCCTGCCCCTGAGCCAGTTGTTTCTACCTCATTTAAAGAAACTACTACTAGGAAGCGGGGTGCTAAGTCTGCCAAGGTAATTAATTGCTCACCCAGGTCAATTTCTTTAGGAAGTTGGGTGATCTTCAGTTAATGGTTTGGGGTAAGAGGCATTTTCTGTCTGTTGGGTGTAAACACGTGAGCTTTCTAATGGGGTTCCACTAACAGCTATGTTGAGGAATAGTGAAgctttttttctttgattatctatttttctcttttgttcagAAGGATTCCCTGTCCTCctcttttgtaattttttcaattattatttttatatttctccatcattattgttgttattattatttaaatcgaGCATGAGATTAGATACTTGTAAAAGATCTAACAGTTTATGCTTAACCTTACAAAACTAACTTATAAAATGAGATTTAcaccacttatatattatgatttagCTATATCCCTAGTTGATGTGGAATTTTTAACATACAACTAGATCAATTTATTAGTTAATTGTTGTTTTTTGTATGCACGATGATTCTTCATTTATTACTTCCTATTTAAGATGTTTGTAGTCAAATAAGTGCTCTAAAGTGGAAGATTCATGAATATTCTATGTTATCATTTTATTGAAGTTGCAACAGCAATGCGTTCACTCTTGTAAGCTGGATAGAAGAGTTTTCTcaaaacactttattttttgtaatgtaTTCCTTTTAGATATTTGAAGCACCTGAGACATTAGAACAACGCGTTCTAGAAGCAGCAGTGCCTGGGAATGCAATCAGATTTTCATTCACTGCTGATATGAGATCTAATGTTGACGGAGAAACAAATTCAGATGATGATCAAATTACTAGTGTTGAACAGAATGATGGTAAGACTATTGTCATCTAATGTGACCAGATCAACTTAGTAGTTTTCAGTTGACAAAATTTTTCATacaagtataatttttttaagttatacaAAATTTGGTGCAGCAAAAGAGGAGGAAATTCTTTGGCGTGCAAATTTTGAGGAGTTCATTCGTCATATTAGGCATAAGGTAGGTATTACAATAGATTTCTTATCTGAACATTGTGCTATCACTGCCCAGTCTACTTGTTTTCCTTGAGTTTTGACCTTTTTTGTACATTCCTTTTATTTAACTTACTGTGAAAGGTTTATTGAGCTTCAGAGTTGTAAAAGCAAgcaagtaataataaaaatcacagATATTTTATTTGCACAGATGCTATTTTCTAGATTATACAAGTCATGAAAGTTAAATTTGAAATCTCCTTGTCTTTCGAAGGGTAAAAATTCTGtctaaaattagttaaatttatactagtaataataaatgtCAATCTGGATAAACACAGCATGAAATCACACAGATTGCTTGTTGATTGAAACTGCACTTTAACATTTGGCTTGGTCAAATTTAAGTTGgcaatattttttaagtatgtTCAATAGTCATCTTTGCCATAAGCTAGCATTAATCTGAATCACATGTTACCTTTCTAACTTCTGAATTTATGGATTCAGCTAAAGGAAGAAACTCATCGTTTTGGGTGGGGGCTATATTTACATGACTGGATCATATGTATTGTTTCCTGTAAAGCAGCTGGACATTTGGTTATTTTTCCTTGTTGATGCTACCATATTTTCTGTTGCTTGTGTGATAAATGTGGCAGCAGAGATTTTGTAATATCATTTATGTGCTCTTCgttttctttttaattgttCTAGGTAACGATTGTAAAGGTTTCATGGATATCACATTTGTAAGCTGTTGTGTTAAATTGATTGAGAtgattttttaatcttttgtgTGGATATTGATATCAGAAGCTCACAATTAAATATTCTATGCATATTGTAGGCATTGATTGAGAATATAAGAACTCAGCATGATGATGGAACTGCTACTGTCTTAAGTGCAGTATTGGAGGCAACAAAAACTGTAGAGAAAAAAGTGAAAATGGAGAATTCAGGTGAACCAGATTCCTTGCTTTATATGAATTTAGAATCTGTTAGAGATTTTAGAATGTGGAGTATATTAAGATGGTATACACATGGGCTAGTAATAATACAGCCATGACCTTaacaaaaaaggaaagaaacTAGAGTTTAATTTAGATTTGTAGGAtttcatattaaattaaaaaataatagtaaaaaaaatggcCTATTTCTTTGGATACAATTTTTCATTTCATAAAAGAGAAATGCCAACAAACAACAAACACTCTATCACAATCTCTTAACTATTGGTTTAAATTtactaaaagttaaaaaaaaagtaggTTCCGCATCTTATTTAATGAGTTTTTCTCCTGATTTTTGTAGCTGTTAATGATTTTTAAACAAGAGTAAAAGTGTGTTGAAAAGGGTCTTGCAAGCATTCCTCTTCGTAAAATTACTAAAGCAGTTTTTCCACACTCCCTCTCAATATGGTGAATAGCCATTTTCACAATGTTCTAAAATGTTGTAATGCTCAACACTTCATTAAGTATATCATCTGTCTGCTGACTTGTTTAGACACAGTGTATAGATTAATGTACATTCtaatttttctttcattaaCTGTCTGTCAACCACAATGTGCTTTATTTGATCATCTTATATTGTGATGATTATACACTTGTTGTGGTAAAGTCTCATTGGTCCATTCCTCTTGATCTTCAAATCttcaaaaatgatttttaaccATACTAGTTCACATcacattcaatttttttaacaacGCCAAGTCATGAGATTTTCCCCAAGAGAAGTTCATTTCCTTGGTTAATCTTCTATCAATTGCTGAGCTAGCATAATCTCCTATTTTCAAGTTCTAATTCTTTGAATGAGCCACTTTTGTTCTTGATAAACCCTTGTAGAAATCCAAAGCTTCCCATAAAGCCAAGTCTTATATTTAGGCTGCATTACTTAATAAAAAACATGTTGCTGATTCATACACTATATAAGGCTCTTTCCCTTGATATATGTGTAATGTATGGTACTAGCTCAAAATCAGTTCCTTATCTGTTGTTGCGCGGTCTTATTGTGGATATTTTAGggtttgtttggattagaaGTGAAATAATGAGAAAGAAAATTATGGATAGAGATAAAAGAGAAATGCTGtacaaaatatatgttttttggATGCATAGAATAAGAAGGAAAGAAATGGAGAAACCTCTCCGTGGCTAACCTTGTTTGGATgagtgaaaataaataaataatttatataaataagattttatactaatttaaaaaataaattaactgaatttttttaactttttacttaacataatttttatgttgcaataagttatttaatttttagaaaatgtaaaacaaacaaataaaatacataACATTCCTCTCAAATAAATAATGGACATTTGGTATTATCATCTCATCTCATTCCTTTTCATTTCCttctcattttcattttcttattcaacattcttggtggatGTTGGGTGTGTCCACTTCTAGTTGAATTGTAGCCACTGTGAATagattgttttctttttccTGTGAAAAAGAATAGAGGGAAAACACGAAAGACCTTTGAGGAAATTATTAAAAGGGATCTCATGGTTACATATATTTGATAATTTGGTTTTTAACTGAACCCAATCTATGTAGCTGACCCACCCAGTGTGACAAGGTTGCTTTTGTGTGTGACCTGTCTCAACTAATTCGCGTTTTTCACTTTCCTAGGATTTTGGTGGGAATAATGAGGCTATAGATAGATGGATAGATAGATGTGTACATGGATGGATGAACAGATGGATAGAGGCATGTGACCTAGCCTCTTTAAAGGGGTTTCCATTGTAGATTTGTTGGATCGTGCCGTTTGTTCCGTTTGTTCCCTCCCTCTAGTTCTctattttgttcttttattAAGAAGGATTCTCTATCCTTacttctctttttgtaatttttctgtTGTAGATATATAGAGGCATATGCCTGTTTCCCTAGTAGATATGTTGGATCATGCAGCTTGTTTCCTTTATTCTCTCTCTCTAGTTCTCTGTTTTATTCTTTGTTAAGAAGGATTCTATTTTATACCTTCCTTCACTTTTGTAACTTTTCTGTTGTAATGGATTTTTGTTTCACTGTGTTGAGAAAAGACGTCCATGGCACCATTGTTATCTCATGGGTATCTATTTACTTATGTTATATTATCCTTTGTTTCAGTTCCTTTGTCACTCGATACAATTACCGCAGAGGTGATGAAGACCGATACAGGACGAACGATGACCATAGATCGTATCAGAGCTTCCCTTAGCCAGTTGGGCTGTTCACAGAGGATGATTGTAGATGATGCATATAGTATTGGTAAAATTGATATTTTCCTCATGGAAGACTACTTGTGATATAAAATAtctatcattttattttcttatttgttaATGTCGAAGAACTCTTTCATAGTCCTGGTTCATGATTCCTTTAATACTTTGTAATTTAGAACTCTTCCCTTTTcagatttgaagaaaattattGAACGAGCTCAAAATGAAGAGGTTTTAATCTTTGTGTTGTTTAGTAACTGCACTACACacacatatatgtatatatatgggTTGTGTAAAACTGTCTAATTTTGTGTTCCATGTTGCAGGTTGAGTCAATTGTGTTGAAAAGGTATGGAAGGGATGCGTACAGAATGTTCAGGCTACTGTCAAAGGATTGCTGTTTTCATGACACAGATCAGGTGATTTACTCATTAAtgaagttaaaattaaatttggtAATAAATATAGTGATTCTGTCCCATAcctttagttttaaaaattgcTCTATTCTGTACTCGTATTTGTACTGGATTCTAGTACTGTACCCATATTAATGCAATATGGATGGAGGATCAAACCTCCTACGTCAACATTGTGCACCTAGTGTCAGAATTTCTCTCTTTGGTGATTTCATTTATTCTGCtcatttctttaaataataCATACACATAGATAGTAATAAAAATGCAATAATTCTATTTCCTTAtttatttaatcaaaattaGGAAAGCTAATATTCTACCATGAATAAGCAGTTATTTATTCCCAATATATACAATGTATATCAGCAAACAAAATCATAACCGAATCCCTTATTGACATCTCCCCTCAAATTGATGTGGCTGATAAAAAACATCAATTTGCTAACAAGAAACTGATTTTGAGGTCGAAGTACAACCTTGGTAAAGATGTCTACAAGCTGAAGTTGGGATGTGACACGACGAAGAGAAATAAATGAGTGTCCGATGCTTCTCGCATAGAATGACAATAGATCTCAATAtcttttgtgtacttctcaaaTGGAATGACAATTCACCTCAATATCTTGTTAGCTAATGCTTCTTATCCAGTTCCTTGACCCAACCCATATCTTTAACAACCTTGGAGTTACAACTTGGAGTAGATGTGCGAGATAGAGTAGCAGCAAGAGAAAATAGGCCCAAATTCATACCTATCTAGAGGATGAGATACCTGACATGAGCGGCGTAGTGGTGGAGGTATAAGTGGGTGGATAAGTGGCTAGAATAGTCTAACATAAACATGTTCTGGTTTGAAACGTTCTATAGGATGAGAAGCATTAGAAAAATTAGGGATCATAATAAAATCGTTAGAAGAAAGCTAAAATATGTGAAATTAGTGGTCTAAGGAAACCACATTCCTAGAGACGTGAAAGCATTAAGAGGTTGCATCATAACAAAAAATCCATTTGTGAGTGGTACTATAACCTAAGAATCCACACATGATATAGGCTCCAAGCTTATGATGTAGTAGGCAGAAAGTGGTCAAAACAAAACCCAACCAAAGGGGTGCAGATCAGTATAATGAAGATAAACTTGAAAGaggtgaaaaaaaaaggagaatcAAACCAGAGAACCTGGGAAGGAAGACAAATTATCAGAAAGA encodes the following:
- the LOC137828381 gene encoding uncharacterized protein, with product MVTQFGIKFAVHLITNHFGNLVAKVCENLFSHGSLTLDQLVRYSELTKDQVKNSLLVLVQHNCCQAFISAPEDDDDDADRLRVRTQYLVLFDNIIHRLRFPKFLETVSRKLDEECVELLDGLLRDGRLTLKQMVDRASQGKENAVDTKVVREILSKLLTARLVERCPAPEPVVSTSFKETTTRKRGAKSAKIFEAPETLEQRVLEAAVPGNAIRFSFTADMRSNVDGETNSDDDQITSVEQNDAKEEEILWRANFEEFIRHIRHKALIENIRTQHDDGTATVLSAVLEATKTVEKKVKMENSVPLSLDTITAEVMKTDTGRTMTIDRIRASLSQLGCSQRMIVDDAYSIDLKKIIERAQNEEVESIVLKRYGRDAYRMFRLLSKDCCFHDTDQIAASTLVEKKEAPKLLYRLWKDNYLYMEKVIATGVKQTTILMWKVNKPLVWEHVLDEMYHAALNLSLRMAFEQEKDEELLNVPKDKLKEPGPLQKKYKRLLNVWLLLGSSLMKLDEALMLFHDF